GGGTGGGAGGGGCACCCTCCCCCGCCACGCCCCCCGCCCCTGGATTCAACCCACCGGCCTACCCCCCGTCTCCCCCACGGTCAACCCCTACCCCCTGGACCCAACCGAGCAGCACTACAACCTCAACTACGACACCCTGTCCAAGCCTGCCAGGAAGGTCATGTCGCAGGACCAGCTGCTCAACATGGGGGACGTCCCCGGGAACACTGGGACCCTCTCCAGGATGTCCAAGAACCAGCAGCACCAGTACTACAAAGCCATGGCTGCTGCTACTAAgaactccaacactcagacccTGACAAGGAAGCCCCAGGATCGACCCCAGGAGAGGCCTCAGTCCAACACCCAGACCCTGACGAGGAAGCCCCAGGATCGACCCCAGGAGCGGCCTCAGTCCAACACCCAGACCCTGACAAGGAAGCCCCAGGATCGACCCCAGGAGCGGCCTCAGTCCAACACCCAGACCCTGACAAGGAAGCCCAAGGATCGACCCCAGGAGCGGCCTCAGTCCAACAACCAGACCCTGACGAGGAAGCCCAAGGATTGGCCCCAGGAGCGTCCCCAGGATCGCCTACTCATGTCCCCAGATCACCTGGAGGAGAGCATGGGTAGAGGGGTCGGAGGGATGGGAGTGGGTGTGCAGGATCCATACGCCCATGGAGGCGGGGGAGGCATGGTCCCCACTCTCCCCCGGGGTGGTCTCACCCCTCAGCAGAAAGCCCAGTCCCAGCAGAATGTATGTGCCACGCCCTCCCTGGACCGCCACCACATGATCAAGATGAACTCTCACCCCACCTCggggagggagcaggagagaagCCAGGGCATGACGGGGCATATGAGTGGAGGCATGGGGGGCTGGGGTGGTAGCGAGATGCCCGGGGCGGGGGTTGTCATGGGAACAGGGACGCTAGGGGGCCACAGCGCCAAGAGGATGGCTTTCGCTGCCAAGAGGCAGAACACTATCGAGCAGTTACACTTTATACCAGGAGGGGGCGacggaggagcaggaggaggaagtagaggaggaggaagtggaggaggagggggaggcagtCAGGGCATCAGGACAGGCAGTAAGAATGAGGTGACAGTGTGAGGGGCACCAGGTAGAAATTGCCATCAactgcagatctaggatcagattatctCACCCCTAAACCCACCCTTAACCATTAGGGGGATGAACAAATATCTGACTCTGTATCAGTGGTTAGGGCAAATTCTACCtattgtgtgtgtggtcttcatgAAGAGAGTAGACATATGAGAATAGGAAGGGTAGAGAAGGAAATATGGTGAATCGATCTGTACATATAGGGAGATGAAGGACTTGTTTAGAGGTCAAAATGGTAGAGGAACGGAATTATCCTGCCATTTTTATATATGTGATACATCAGCCATATTTCATATCTAATGTGCCATATTGCCATACACTGATTCCATGAATAACTGAAAAAAAATGTGGGAGAAATTAGATAGCTAGGACTTAGTTAAGAAACTTGTTTGTTCATGCATAACCTCGTGTTTTATATCAAATGTTTGACAGAATAAAGAAACTTTTGAGCCATATTAGAAAGGAGGGACCAAGATAATACATCTaagtatgagagagagaagagtggtgTACGGCCAGACTGTGTACTTCAGTGTTACATAGAAAAACAGGTTACACTTGTATCAAAGGATGCTATTTTCCTCATGGAGCATTGAACTGATGATCTTCATCACCTATGATGTGGAATGTCGGATTATGTATGGTATTGAATCCAGGGAGTGGTGTACGAGTGAGCCCGCCTCATTGTGACGCAGGAAAACAGAGCTGTCGATAGATGCTTcttgtgtgaatgagtgagtgacaTTGGGAAAATTGCTTCCATACATTCTCTAGTTGCCCCCAGTAACTGATCTGAGGTCAGTTTTGCATCCCACCGCCGCCTAATAGTTATGCTCAGCATTTGGAGAGGTTGAGCTGATCCTAAATCTGTGCCTAAGTGCAACTTCTACCTGGAGCTCCCCTGTGACCCACCTGTCTTCATCAGGACAACCAAATCTGATTGAGCCATGAGTCACTATGTTTGACGAGGAACTTCTGAGTTGATCAGCCTACCAATAGGAGGATTAGCTACTGCAACTACAGGGTATTTTCTTTCATAGAGCACAACAAGTACAGTATGATGCAGGTGTTGCACTTCATAATACGACTGACCTTCAAAGCCATGCATTGGGATACAAATAAAATACCACAGAGAAAGCACGTCTGACAATCACCATTTTATTAATCTCACCAGAGGAGAACTGACACAAGCCAACATTTCTACAGGACAATACAAATGATTGGCTTCAGAGCAAGCCAAAGTGTATGTGTCTAGGGAATTGACTGTAACAAAGCAGTGGACTATAATGCATACTGTAGTATGACTCCAATGATGAAGCAGTCAGATATGAGGGTGAGACTCAGAAGAGACTTGGTTGGCTAGGATGCCCTTCATCAGAAGAGGACCTTGCTTGTTCATAGTAACACACTCCAACCGTTCTCTATTAGGTAGAAATGTCATAATATCAATAATAATGCTTAATATTAAGGGCTATCCTATCCTACATGTGTGGCTTTGGACCATATAATACAGCATATTAATGCTTTCACTTAATTTGTGGTGTTGATATTGTCACTGACGTGTGAGTACTAATGTCCTGTAGATGCCTGGAGTCaaacttgtaaaaaaaaaacatgagcaGTTTTTTTCCAGCCCAGCTCAAAGAGGGAAACACTAAGACAGAAACGTTTTTTGCACAATCCCCTGATATTTGCACCAGATAAAGACAGACATATTTTGTATCACGTCTTAGTGGTTTACATTCAGCAAAAAAGGACACTCAGTCACTGGTGATGCGCGGGGCTGTGTTTGATAAACTTAAGGGACTTAAGAAAATGAACAGACTTGTATTTGACTAAGAGAGAAgtataactgtatatatatatcatctACAGTATACAAAGTGTCTCATATTGCTTACAAGTGGACAGAAGAAAACAATCTGACATAATTCAGGAGATAAAATGACTGACATGTTGATACAGATATTCTTTTGACAATCTTCCTATACACAATGGTAACTTACCCAGTAAGCAAAATGGCATCTTTTAGATGTCCATGGACGTCGGCGTCAGACGGTGTTCACTGGGTAGTCCGTGTCGGTTATTGTCATGATTACAACAAATGTTATTATTAATGATTATTATAATTGTTGTTATAATTAATGGTTATCTTATAGTAATGATGTTGGTGTTATTTTTCTTAGTGAGATTTTAAGTGTTTACATGTTTTTAGATACCTATCTTTCTCatgatattttgtttgtttttgttacaTCTGAACACAAAATGGGGATTCAAACTAACACTGTCTAATCTTGATGCATGTCAACTCCATGGCTTGGTAATGCATTGACCATATGCCTGAATACAGGGATTTATTACAGTATGTTTTGAGACAAAGACCCAATTACAAACCTCTCCCTAGTCCCTTTCCCTAGATGGAGCCTTCTATCTAGACTATTTGAAAATATTGCATAGGTATTAGCAAAAGTTGTGTTGGTTCCACGTGTTGGGGTGGATTGATTACACTCACCGTTCACAAAGTCAGACAATATTGATAGGGACTAGGGAGGGAAAAGTTCTGGGTCTGGGACCAAATTGAAACACTTGCTAACACCACAGCCTAACCCAATAAAACCCAAAGGGTTAACACATGATGTCACAATGGATGTGTTTACATTAATGTCTTAAACACAGGTAGGTAAAAAGGGTATAACAGTAACTACCTGAATGTTCAGTAACAGTGTCTTTTTTCAGGGAATTAGGACAGCTAACCTAGTTTTAGATTTGTATTCAAGTCACAGAAAGTCTGTAGCAATGTCTGTACTATCACCACAAGCCATAACCATTGAAACAGTCATTATATACACTTCTGCCATTATTTTGTACATGGTAAACCTTTTTTTGTGTAAGTATATTGTATTTTGTATAGCTAGTACAATCAGAATATTCTAATGGGTTGTGGCTCTCTTCTATAACACATTAATTTGAGGCTTCAACAAATTATATGTGAGTATTTAGTGGAATGTACAGTGACCACCCAAATGCTTAACATTTAACATATTTCTATATAGCCTATTATGTGGCAACAGGGATATTTTTGATGAGTAACGACAAATAACACATGTAAAAGATGGTGAATAATATAAGACACAACGAGATGAATGAATAGGTGTATGTTTCGACACCATCATGAATGAATTTAAACCTATATAGAACGAGGAAGGATAAATCTAAATCTAGATTTGTATGAGATTATATAGATTTGTATGGGATGATATTTACAAGTGAACTTCATGAATGTTTTCATGACTATTATTCATTTTAATATATAAAGGCCTACTTTTAATTTCTCCAATGCATTTTGATCCCCTTGGATACAGCAGTGATCAAACACTACATTTGTAAAATAAAGTTGGTGGAAAAGGTTGTCAGACTTGTTTCTTTCATCAGGGTCTTACTCAAGTACTGATGAAATTGTATGATATTAGGAGTGATAAACTAGCCATCCTACTCAACTATTCTCATATGAAGTGACTTTACTGACAGGTAAGATTGAATAAATGTCAGACATTCTGTGGGAAGTTGTTCCTAAATCTACAGTAGGCTACAACTAAATCACTAGCTAATAGGGCAACCACCCCCCTGGAAAGCGACTGTCCTGCAAGCTTTAATTTCAACAAAATTATAACGGTTCCCCAGGACCTTAATTAACTGAATCAGGTATGTTACCACGGGTttggagcaaaagcctgcaccAATAGCCTTCAGGAGTTACCCCTGATCCAGGTATACATTACCATTTCAATGAAAACCACACATTTGCATGACAAAGCCTGCACCCCGCACGTGCCAGAATGACAAGCAAGTACGTCCAAACATCTAGGCATTTTAAAAACTTTTATATGAATGATAATGAAATGCAAGTTAGCAAATACACGGCAGCCATTTTAACACGTCTGGTTCTTGAATGCTATGCCCAGCTGCAGCATGAAGCCAGTTAAAATGGCTTCAACCTCCCGCAGAGTCTGAATCTATTTCTGACGGATTTTTATCACATTATTTGTTATTCGGATACCTATACGGGTGACTACTTGACATAATATACCATAAAAAGTCTTTACTAAATGTAAATAAGAATAATTCAATGCAAAATATCAGTTAGCTATAGATAGCATGCTTGCTATCCAAAACAACTACTGAACCACAGGTTATGCTACCCGGAAATATTTCACGGGCCGGAAAGGACCAATGTTAAGTGAGCACACGTCATTCccttttaccccccccccccaaattatAACCGACCGTCCAAAACATTTAAGCCGACAAAAACATCACCAACTCATCATTACCAATGGGGATTGATGCTGTCAAATGGCGAGGAAAAGGTTGCAGACTCAAATACTGAGTATTTAAAAGCGAAAGGGAGCCGAGCATTCACCTAGCTCAGCATCAGTGAACATGGCTATGGCTAACGAGTCGAAAACAGTACGCAGAAATGGAGAGCTAAGCGAATGATAGCTAGATGGTAGGAAGGCGTGACAGGCCGCATCCTGAACTTGTACTTGGATGTGTAGGTAAATAATCAATTTCGTATTTCATTCTGCCAAGAGGCATTCATTGGCTTTTGAATGCATATTTTTTTTATGCTATAGATAGCAAGCcgtgtgtgttgtgtatttgtATGGGTTGCATGCGATATCTGCTAGCTAAATAGCAGAATGTTATACCAAAAGCTGTCAGTTTTGCATGTAAGCGCTTCTTTGCAAAACTCCCAATGTTTGTCAAAGCAATGTGCAATCCAAAGTTAGTAGTTCCCGTAGCTAGTATTGTGCAATAATGCAATTTTTGCAGTGGTTGAATAACAGTTGCTGATTCTGAATTTCTGTCCTCCACACAGGATTGGTCATCTACACTACTAGTGTGAAAGGCAATCAAAAAGATGCTATTGGGAAATAAAATCCATCTCCCTCCGGTGTCGGGGAAACACATATTTTGACTCATTGACATCTGCCAAAATTCAAAGGTAAGATTTTCTATAACGTGATCAATATTTCGCCGATGTCTTATCAACATGCAATAATAATTCATAATAATTAATGTTTTATTTACAGTTAGGCGGACTTAAAAAATGTGACAGTGTTCAGTTCATAATAAACTATATGCAGTAGTAATACCCTAGTAATAAACAATGAATACATTAGAATAACAGTAGTAATACAATAGTCATTCATCATACTATACTTACATTTGGAAAACTATTAATTTTAGTAAGACTGACATTTGAAAAAATATATCATTACTAAGTTTTATTTTATCTAACCTTTATTTGAACAGGTGCGACATATTGAGACCTAGGTCTCTTTTTCAATTGCGCCCTGGATAATACAACATAAATATACACATTGTTAACAAAACCATATGTAATTTGTTTTGTGGCATCGATGAATGTGATGTTCAAGGTTCGTGATTGCATTTTCATCAACTACTTTATCCCTTTTcaatcatttaaaaaatacaatgtttaaaaaatatctctctatatatatatacgtgtgtatatattatatacctttttTTTGTTGTGTGAATTTATTTTAAGCTAAAGAAATTTTTATTTTATACTACACACTTTGGTGTATCATAATGGTACAAATGTTGGTGTATTTACAAATGTAAGCTCTTTAATTTAACAGTTTTTATCAAACAGAAATATCTATTTTGACAAATGTAGTCTCTGTTTTTCAGTGAGGAGAAGAAAACATAATCTCTTCCTAGAGAATGAGTGAATAAACTGACGTGGAGGAAGAGAAACGATGATATGGATGAAAACACTGTAACTGAAACAGCCAACCAACAGCTGTTGACTGAACTGCTCTCTAATAAAGATTGTTCTGTACCATAAAACACCAAGAGACCAACAACCAACAACAGACCAACAACATTTGCACACCAAAACAAGGCCTTTTCTCCCCATGAAACTGTACAAAGTGTTTAAGACTAAATAAAATGGCACCAACCCATCAAGATAAAAAGAGAAAACGGTATCCACGTTGAAAAGAACTGTGAAAACTGTTCGCGTTTGAGAAAAAATACCCTTTACACTAAATAACCCCATTCCCCACACACTTGCTCCCTCTCCTGTTGGATGGAGAGTGGGGGCAGTGGACGATCGGGCGGAAGTAGCAGCAGCCGAAGTGCGCGAACAGGGGGGACCGGCAGTGTTATCGGGCGGAGTTCGGGATCGAGCCGAGGCGACTCAGGCAGTTCCAGGTCAAATAGTGGCACTGCAGGATCCCTCGGCCGAAGCTCATCCGTTGGCGGCAGTGGTGGGATCATTGTCGCTGCTCCTGGTGCTGGAGGTGTGGCTCCTGCACCCCCATGTGCCAGTGAGTGGGAGATGTTCCAATTTGGAAAATACAATTTGGACATAATAGAGATGTTAAGTGGACACCAGGCCCATCAGTTCAAAGGCCTTGGGTTAGAACGACAGCTACAGCATCAGCAGCAGGTGCAGCTTCACCAGCACCAGctccagcagcaacaacaacagcaggcCGAGACATCAGGAGCTCTCCTGTCTGGGCTAGGCCTTGGGTCCCTCCAAGGGGCCAGAAGCAACGCCTTTTCCGATTCTGCCTCTATTTTTGCCAAAATGAgcgcccctcctccccctctacaaCAACAACCTTCTTCGTCCTCACAAAGCTCAAGATCCAAGTCAAGCAAGATGAGTAGCAGCAGCTCAAGCCATGTGTCGGGCTACCCACAGTTCCTGCGTTCCTTCCACCCGTCAGAGGCAGCTCTGGCACAGGAGCAACTGCATTCTGGGGTCAGCCGCTTCGAGCACTTTTCTGGGGGTAGCAGTAGTGGGGGTTCTGGGGGATTGGGAGTtgccccccctccaccaccccctctgcATCCAGGCCTCTCTGTCCCCCAAGCATCACCTGGCCCTtcatcctcttccccctcccctccagttCAGTGGTAACTAACAATCCCCCCAGTAGCAGTACAGTCACCTCTCTGGGACACCAGCTGGTTGGGGCCCAGTCTGATGCACGGAGTCTACATCAGCAGTTCAGTTGCATGCTAGCTGCTAATCAGTACTTTCTCTCTGGGGTGCCTGCTAATGCTAGCTTAGAGCAGTTTCTGGTTCAACAGGGAACCCACAACCACCTGGGGATAGGTTTAGGTCAGAGTGAGGGATCCAGCTCAGGCCTTGCTCCGCCTCCAGCTCTGCATTCCTCTCATTCGCATTCCCTCTCTACCGCTCAGCCACAGCAACAGCAGCctccacagcagcagcagctgcctCCCCATACCCTGTCCCACCCCCACTCGCACTCCCACCCTCACCACCCCCTACACCCAGGCTCCCAGCCCTCTTCCCTGGGTGGTTTTGACTTCCAGGGCATCCCAGTGCTCTCCTCCAACCAGCTGGCCTCTCTGATGCAGCAGGAAGCAGGCCTGCCGCTCCCCCTGCCTCTTCATCTGTCCCTCTCCAAAGATGACGGCAAGGGTGACAGCAGTGGGGGCggaagcagcagcagtagaaggaaGAAAGCGATGGCTGGCTACCTGCCACAGAGGAAGTCAGATGGcggcagtaacagcagcagcggcCACAGCAGTGGGAACCCCAATGCTAGCAGCAGTGCAGGGGGGCTGGGCCACGACCCCTCCCCAGGGCTGGTTGGGGGTGGGGGCGGAGGGGTTGGCATGTCAGGTTTAGGAGGAGATCCATCCCTCCTTGCCTCTTCATCATCCTCATCTTCATCATCAGTtgtctcatcctcctcttcctctggccCCTCCACTGCAGCATCAGTCCTGGTTACTAATGGTTCTCACCTATCCAAACCTGATAACATGGGCTCCATGCCATCTGCATCTACACAGGCTGACACTGAGCCCCTCTATAACTGTGGTGAATGTGGCAAAACCTTCACTCACCTCTCCAGCCTTCGCAGGCACCTGCGTATGCATGAGTCTACGGCAGCAGGTACTAGCAATAATGCCAGCATTAACCCAAACCCGACTCATATCCAACCACTAACTGACCCCAGTCTCCCACACTCCACCCAGGAACACTCCACCCAGGATCTGAACTCTCAGTCTAACTCGCTGTCCTCCCAACAATCGTCCAACTCAGTCCAGGCCTCATCTTCCTGCCCCAGCCCTGACAAGACCTTCAATTGCTCAGATTGTGGCAAACATTTCAAGAAAAAGGGGCACCTCCTCCAGCATGGCGTCATCCACTCAGAGGCTCGCCCGTATGGCTGCAGCATCTGCTCCCGGGCTTTCAACCGCCGTGAGTCGCTGACGCGACACGAGAAGATTCACCAGGACAAGCCCTTCCGCTGTCCAGCCTGCGGTCGATGCTTCCGTGAGAGTACCTCTCTACTCAACCATGCTGCCTCTGGCACATGCGGCAAGCCAGGTAGGGCATCAAAACCACAGGGCAGCAGCAAGGAAGGAGCTGTAAGGGAGGGCAGAATGGGGGGAGGGGgcggaggagaaggtggaggaggtggggatTACCAGGGTAGTAGAGGGGTGATTTATGGGAAAACTGAGGAAGATGAAGAGGGTGTGATCatgggaggtgagggaggtcagAAGTCAAGGCTAGGGTGTGATggtggtctgtttcagtcagagaggggagggaatgcTAACAGTAGGGACAGGACAGATGGTAAATACCCCACTGATTACTCTCGGAATCGTTACACAGGCTACCATGACGACCACCGTTCTCAAGGTAACCCGTCTCCGTGTTACTCTGGAGCCTCCCCCTGTGGCAGTGGGATGGTGGGCCCGGCGCTGAGGAAGGCACCATTGGCCCCAACGCTGCACCCCCACCCTCAGAGTCAAACCCAACATCACCACCAGCAGcacctccccctgtcctctctcctggatgACTCTGAAGACGAcgtcaccagctctgtcaacaACGCCATCTCAGCCATCGCCGCCGCAGCTGCCGCCAACTGTGATATGAACAGTGGGAACAGAGGCGACGATAGGAGGGATATCATCGGAGGGCTGTTGGGGGGGCTGGACTTAGGCCCCTTGGGGTCCCCTTCATCAACATCTGGGATGGATAAAACCTATAGAGGAGCAGGGAACCAGGATGGTATGAGTGGTAATATGAACCACAACCAACAGCAGGGGAATGATCCACAGAACCCTGCTGCCAAACCAAAACGTCCCCGGAAACCCAGAAAGCCCAAAGACCCCAACGCTCCGCCTAAACGCAGGCAGTACACCCCCAGAGCTCCCAGGGAGTCGAGCAACATCCCGCGGCCATATCTGTGCAGTGTTTGCGGCAGGGGGTTTGCACGCCGCGAGACCCTGCGTAGGCACGACCGTGTCCATACTGGGGAGAAGCCCCACCGCTGCAGTACATGTGGGAAGCACTTCAGAGAAGCCTTCCACCTCACCAAGCACCACACCGTTCACTCTGGGGAGAAGAACTACAAGTGCAGCCTGTGTGGGAAAGAGTTTGGTTACTCCCAGAGCCTCAAGAGGCACGGGAAGCTCCATCAGAAAGGGGAGCTGGAAGAGGTCCCCACAACACCAGGAGGGGAGAACCTCAACAACTTCAACACAAACCCGTCATGTGGGATGGGCCAAGACAGGGAACAGAACCAAGGAAACAGCTCCTCCTCCTATTATTCATACCCCCAAGATGTCAAGCCTCAAGGCTCCAGCAGCCAGCCCCCGCCCAGGCTCTACACCTGTGCCATATGCTGGAAGTCTTTCCGTCATCACTTCCACCTGACGGCTCATCACCAGACGGTCCATGAGAACGGAGGTGAGAAGCTGTTCAGCTGCGAAGTTTGTGGGAAGGCCTTTGCCTACTCCAACAGCCTCACTCGACACAGGCTGTCGCAGCACGGCCTGGCCCGCACCGGCCCTGACAACGCACAAGGGGACGGCAGTGGGTCAGGGGTAAACAGTGCAGCTGGTGGTGGAGTGAGTGGGACTGCGTCAGAGAGTGAGGCAGCCACCAACGCCCTCCTTCAGATGGCACCTTCCACTGAGGGCCACGGGGGGCAGCAGAGTCACAGTGTTGTCACCCACAgtcatcaacaacagccacctcagcccccagctgGCTACTCCCCCCTTTTCTATGATGCTGGTACGGCCCACTCCTCAGCCTCCAGCATCCCTCCCTACTCTCAGCCCCTGCCACCCAACTCCACAATCATGCCCCCTCAGCACCAGCATTCCCCAGCAAGGGTGAAAGGGGAGCACATTTACCCAGCTGGGTCCAGTAGTCACACCCTTCACACTACAGCTCCATTCCAGCCCCTCACGGAGCTGCCATccgaccaccatcaccaccaccaccaccaccaccattcttcacatCACCTCCACCGTTCAGAGCCACAGTCCCAGCAACCACACCACAGGAACATCCAATCACACGATGACATGAGGAGGCACAAGAAGAAGAGAAAGTCcgacaggagggagggaaggggggacaTGTGGGGGGAGTCCTCAGGCTTCGtcagagacgaggagaggaaagaccagaggaagaggaggtctgTTTTGCAAACACAGCTGAGGAAGAAAAAGCTTCTGTTGAAGATTAGACGAGGGGGGATGCGGGAGGGGGAGGATATGAGCTGGTCACAACAAGAGGGATGAAGATACAAATCCTGTCATCTCTCAAAGTCCCAGTGAAACGTTTTGCCTGCTCCATCTGTCCCCACGCCATGTTCGCCCGCCAGGCCGGCCTGCTAGCCCACAGGGCAGCTAAACACACCCAGAGAGTCCTGTCCCCCCAGGAGCGTCTGTGCTGCGGTGTGTGTGGGAAGCAGTCTCACAGGCTCCTGGAAGCTTTCATCCACCGGGCGACTCATCGCGCCCGAGGGTCCTTCTCCTGCAGACGCTGCTCTGCTCGCTTCTGGAACGCCCCCCTCCTCCGCAGGCACAAGGTGACCTGCCGACATCGGGCCAAAGGACTTCCACGAGGTGGCGCTATCCGCCTGAAGTTGTCCAAGAGGGcgggggagaggaagagcagagaggagcagggggagatgTCGCACTCCCTGCTTACAGAGTACAGATACTGAGCTTGCTGAATTCTAAGGTAGTGGTGTTTAGATTTTCATTGATAGGAAAGGGAGAGGTTATCAGTTTTGGACTATACATAGAAGAAGATGGACTTTAAAAAACAAaagcctttggggggggggtgttttaaattggtctggtgtctgtctggacCTCATCAACTCAACTCACTGACTGTTAGAACGACTGTTTTAACAACATGAACTACTGTAGATCACCTGGAATTCTTCCATCCAACTGTATGGGAGGATGTTGATAGACATTACTGTTTTCATATGATCATTAACCCTTAAGTGCATTGACACTATGCTTGGCTGACACTGTGCAGTTGCTAGACATGTTTAGGTGATTTGACCTGCTAATTTAACTCTACCCCCTCAGCCTTACTAGCATCCCTTCTATACCCCTAGCTGTATGATAACTCTGTCTCTGCCGTGTACTATGTCTTGTTGATGTTCACCTAGAGCCCCTTTGGGGATTTTTTAATGTAAAAAGTGCATTTAGTAGGAGTAGGGAGAGGGTGGGACACAGACTTCTGGTTGGTAGAGAGGCAGTCTGTCGGTGCATGTGTGTTTTTTGGTCAGTTTGTTGCGGAGGTTGTGAACTCACTATGTGATGATTTAATTCAGTACATCCAAAAAGGACGTGTTTTAAGCGTAAGTTAACAAAGTCCTGAAAAATGTCCCCAGTGATTTAATCACgtctttaaaaatacatttgagaaTCTTAATAGATTGAAGTGAATACCACTTCCAGACAAAAAAGTGTATCTTACAAAAAGCCTTGCTAATCATGACTTTATTTAATTTTCATGCCTGTGGAAACAATTGTAGCTTTTATACCAAGATATTGAGATCAAGACAGGATGAAAAAAGCTCACTGTAACGTATATTGTGTTAATATCTTATCACTGCTGTGTTTCTCTTTTCACAAAGTACTTTATTTAGCTTTTACTGTTCCTTCATAGTAGCAAAACCAGTTATGATTAcatgtattaatgtgtgtttaACTCCATCTGTCTACCTGCCAAACCTGGATTCtatcctgtcctc
The window above is part of the Oncorhynchus masou masou isolate Uvic2021 chromosome 30, UVic_Omas_1.1, whole genome shotgun sequence genome. Proteins encoded here:
- the LOC135521857 gene encoding LOW QUALITY PROTEIN: uncharacterized protein LOC135521857 (The sequence of the model RefSeq protein was modified relative to this genomic sequence to represent the inferred CDS: inserted 2 bases in 2 codons) → MESGGSGRSGGSSSSRSARTGGTGSVIGRSSGSSRGDSGSSRSNSGTAGSLGRSSSVGGSGGIIVAAPGAGGVAPAPPCASEWEMFQFGKYNLDIIEMLSGHQAHQFKGLGLERQLQHQQQVQLHQHQLQQQQQQQAETSGALLSGLGLGSLQGARSNAFSDSASIFAKMSAPPPPLQQQPSSSSQSSRSKSSKMSSSSSSHVSGYPQFLRSFHPSEAALAQEQLHSGVSRFEHFSGGSSSGGSGGLGVAPPPPPPLHPGLSVPQASPGPSSSSPSPXSSVVTNNPPSSSTVTSLGHQLVGAQSDARSLHQQFSCMLAANQYFLSGVPANASLEQFLVQQGTHNHLGIGLGQSEGSSSGLAPPPALHSSHSHSLSTAQPQQQQPPQQQQLPPHTLSHPHSHSHPHHPLHPGSQPSSLGGFDFQGIPVLSSNQLASLMQQEAGLPLPLPLHLSLSKDDGKGDSSGGGSSSSRRKKAMAGYLPQRKSDGGSNSSSGHSSGNPNASSSAGGLGHDPSPGLVGGGGGGVGMSGLGGDPSLLASSSSSSSSSVVSSSSSSGPSTAASVLVTNGSHLSKPDNMGSMPSASTQADTEPLYNCGECGKTFTHLSSLRRHLRMHESTAAGTSNNASINPNPTHIQPLTDPSLPHSTQEHSTQDLNSQSNSLSSQQSSNSVQASSSCPSPDKTFNCSDCGKHFKKKGHLLQHGVIHSEARPYGCSICSRAFNRRESLTRHEKIHQDKPFRCPACGRCFRESTSLLNHAASGTCGKPGYHDDHRSQGNPSPCYSGASPCGSGMVGPALRKAPLAPTLHPHPQSQTQHHHQQHLPLSSLLDDSEDDVTSSVNNAISAIAAAAAANCDMNSGNRGDDRRDIIGGLLGGLDLGPLGSPSSTSGMDKTYRGAGNQDGMSGNMNHNQQQGNDPQNPAAKPKRPRKPRKPKDPNAPPKRRQYTPRAPRESSNIPRPYLCSVCGRGFARRETLRRHDRVHTGEKPHRCSTCGKHFREAFHLTKHHTVHSGEKNYKCSLCGKEFGYSQSLKRHGKLHQKGELEEVPTTPGGENLNNFNTNPSCGMGQDREQNQGNSSSSYYSYPQDVKPQGSSSQPPPRLYTCAICWKSFRHHFHLTAHHQTVHENGGEKLFSCEVCGKAFAYSNSLTRHRLSQHGLARTGPDNAQGDGSGSGVNSAAGGGVSGTASESEAATNALLQMAPSTEGHGGQQSHSVVTHSHQQQPPQPPAGYSPLFYDAGTAHSSASSIPPYSQPLPPNSTIMPPQHQHSPARVKGEHIYPAGSSSHTLHTTAPFQPLTELPSDHHHHHHHHHHSSHHLHRSEPQSQQPHHRNIQSHDDMRRHKKKRKSDRREGRGDMWGESSGFVRDEERKDQRKRRSVLQTQLRKKKLLLKIRRGXDAGGGGYELVTTRGMKIQILSSLKVPVKRFACSICPHAMFARQAGLLAHRAAKHTQRVLSPQERLCCGVCGKQSHRLLEAFIHRATHRARGSFSCRRCSARFWNAPLLRRHKVTCRHRAKGLPRGGAIRLKLSKRAGERKSREEQGEMSHSLLTEYRY